One Macadamia integrifolia cultivar HAES 741 unplaced genomic scaffold, SCU_Mint_v3 scaffold1391, whole genome shotgun sequence DNA window includes the following coding sequences:
- the LOC122063635 gene encoding uncharacterized protein LOC122063635: MPSGLPNAPIAFMGLMNRVFHDMLDQYVIVFIDDILIYFKSREDHAVHLRSVLQKLREKQLYVKFSKCEFWLSQVNFLAHIVSARGIEVDPGRVKAVLNWESPKTGSEIWSFLGLAGFEEPIGDSSSPYHSRWYIRKANVVADALSRKHGVPTLVALTSNTMLIEEAREFGLEVIVGVEIPEDMTLATLTIKASLFELIKEAQPKDDKLRKTINAINDGRRGNLRFIVKDGTFWFNDRLCVPK, encoded by the exons ATGCCATCTGGACTGCCCAATGCACCAATAGCTTTTATGGGATTGATGAATAGAGTGTTCCATGATATGCTAGATCAGTATGTGATTGtcttcattgatgatattttgatcTATTTCAAGAGTAGAGAGGATCACGCAGTCCATTTGAGGTCAGTATTACAGAagttgagagagaagcagttgtatgTAAAGtttagtaaatgtgaattttggctatCACAAGTGAATTTCTTGGCACACATTGTATCTGCTAGGGGtattgaagttgatcctggaaGGGTAAAGGCAGTATTAAATTGGGAGTCTCCCAAGACTGGAAGTGAGATTTGGAGTTTTCTGGGCTTAGCAG GATTTGAAGAACCGATTGGTGATAGCTCCAGTCCTTACCATTCTAGATGGTACATCAG AAAAGCTAATGTGGTAGCAGATGCTCTAAGTAGGAAACACGGAGTACCTACATTAGTTGCACTTACTTCAAACACTATGTTGATTGAGGAAGCAAGAGAATTTGGTTTGGAAGTAATTGTGGGAGTGGAGATACCTGAAGATATGACACTTGCCACACTTACCATTAAAGCATCTTTGTTTGAACTGATCAAGGAAGCCCAACCTAAAGATGATAAATTGAGAAAGACTATAAATGCAATCAATGATGGAAGACGGGGGAATTTGAGATTCATAGTGAAAGATGGAACTTTTTGGTTTAATGATAGATTGTGTGTTCCAAAGTAA